From a region of the Kwoniella mangroviensis CBS 8507 chromosome 1 map unlocalized Ctg01, whole genome shotgun sequence genome:
- a CDS encoding signal recognition particle protein SRP54, with protein MVLADLGARLHGALNQLSRASVVDDRVIDALLKELCAALLEADVNVKLVSQLRTKVKAKVKKSLDEAEKAGGREANKKNVVQKAVFDELVALVDPGTEPYKPVKGKTNVLMAVGIQGAGKTTTCTKLAVHYARRGMKTGLVCADTFRAGAFDQLKQNATKAKIPFYGSYTETDPVAIASLGVEKFRKERFDVIIVDTSGRHKQESELFEEMVAISSAVSPDMTIMVLDASIGQAAEGQSRAFKDSADFGAIIVTKLDGHAKGGGAISAVAATKTPIIFLGTGEHLHDLEKFNPQPFVSKLLGMGDMQGLVEHMQDIARSNPDRQKDLAKKLEQGKFTIRDWKDQLSNIMSMGSLSKIASMIPGMPAGMLGEGGEEEAGAKLKRMIYITDAMRQDELDSDGLIFVSFDKAGNPIGLNRRAKRVARGSGTSVREVEELLAQARMMAGMAKQAGGANGWMSAMQKMQAAAGNKPLGPNGQPSPAQIEAMRKAMPPEMMRKLRAAGPQGAQKMMQEMMGGMGGMGGPGGMDMGSMMRSMMGGGGPGGGGMPDMSQMGEMMKNMGMGGGGMPDMSQLMKMMGRG; from the exons ATGGTATTAGCAGACCTAGGAGCGAGGCTACACGGAGCTTTGAACCAGCTATCGAGAGCATCCGTGGTGGATGATCGT GTCATAGATGCTTTACTCAAAGAACTATGTGCGGCATTATTAGAAGCGGACGTCAACGTGAAACTGGTCTCCCAGCTGCGTACGAAGGTGAAAGCTAAG GTAAAGAAGAGtctggatgaagctgaaaaAGCCGGAGGAAGAGAAGCGAACAAGAAGAATGTAGTACAAAAG GCGGTGTTCGACGAACTCGTAGCATTGGTAGATCCCGGTACCGAACCTTACAAGCCGGTCAAGGGAAAGACCAACGTATTGATGGCGGTAGGTATACAAGGTGCAGGTAAAACCACGACATGTACGAAATTGGCTGTACACTACGCTaggagaggaatgaagaCTGGTTTGGTATGTGCGGATACATTCAGAGCGGGTGCTTTTGATCAATTGAAACA AAACGCAACAAAAGCAAAGATACCTTTCTATGGAAGTTACACTGAGACAGATCCAGTGGCGATCGCTTCACTGGGGGTAGAGAAATTTAGAAAGG AACGATTCGACGTGATCATAGTGGATACCTCAGGACGACATAAACAGGAATCAGAATTGTTCGAAGAGATGGTAGCGATTTCATCGGCGGTCAGTCCAGATATGACGATCATGGTGTTAGACGCTTCGATAGGTCAGGCGGCAGAAGGTCAAAGCAGAGCGTTCAAGGACTCAGCGGATTTCGGAGCAATAATAGTAACCAAATTGGATGGTCACGCTAAAGGCGGTGGTGCTATCTCCGC TGTCGCGGCGACGAAGACGCCAATTATATTCTTGGGTACTGGAGAGCATCTACATGATCTGGAGAAATTCAACCCGCAGCCTTTCGTTTCGAAGTTATTGGGTATGGGCGACATGCAAGGATTGGTTGAACATAT GCAAGATATAGCGCGATCTAATCCCGATCGACAGAAAGATTTAGCAAAGAAATTAGAGCAAGGTAAATTTACTATAAGAGATTGGAAAGACCAACTATCGAATATAATGTCAATGGGATCCTTATCGAAGATCGCTTCGATGATACCTGGTATGCCTGCTGGGATgttgggtgaaggaggtgaagaagaagcaggagcgaaattgaagagaatgatctATATAACGGATGCTATGAGGCAGGATGAGCTGGATTCggatggattgatattc GTGAGCTTCGATAAAGCTGGGAACCCAATAGGATTGAACCGACGTGCGAAACGAGTAGCAAGAGGAAGTGGAACGAGTGTACGAGAGGTGGAAGAATTACTGGCTCAAGCGAGAATGATGGCTGGTATGGCCAAACAGGCTGGTGGCGCCAATGGGTGGATGTCGGCGATGCAGAAGATGCAAGCTGCCGCTGGTAATAAACCTTTGGGTCCTAATGGTCAACCTTCTCCGGCACAGATTGAGGCCATGCGA AAAGCGATGCCTCCTGAAATGATGCGAAAATTGCGTGCTGCCGGTCCTCAGGGTGCTCAGAAGATGAtgcaggagatgatgggcggtatgggaggtatgggcGGACCCGGGGGTATGGATATGGGATCGATGATGCGAAGTATGATGGGAGGTGGGGGACCCGGAGGAGGTGGAATGCCTGATATGAGTCAAAtgggtgagatgatgaagaatatgggaatgggtggaGGGGGTATGCCTG ATATGAGtcagttgatgaagatgatgggaagaggataa